From a single bacterium genomic region:
- a CDS encoding STAS domain-containing protein — protein MQIKEQIEGDVVVLSMRGNLMGEPETSEFRDKIKDLVRDGFLKIVLDVSKIKWLNSSGLGALISALASVNNSGGDMRIANVTEKIKSLFMITQLIKVFKTFESTERAVASFIVDPISGKKSEEA, from the coding sequence ATGCAGATTAAAGAACAGATCGAAGGGGATGTCGTGGTTCTCTCCATGCGGGGCAACCTCATGGGCGAACCCGAAACTTCGGAGTTCCGCGACAAGATCAAAGATCTCGTGCGCGACGGCTTCCTGAAAATCGTCCTCGACGTCTCAAAGATTAAATGGCTCAACAGCTCCGGTCTCGGTGCATTGATTTCGGCGCTTGCCAGCGTTAACAACAGCGGCGGCGACATGCGCATCGCCAATGTCACGGAGAAGATCAAAAGTCTGTTCATGATCACCCAGCTGATCAAAGTGTTCAAAACCTTTGAATCCACCGAACGGGCCGTCGCCAGCTTTATTGTGGATCCGATCAGCGGGAAAAAGAGCGAGGAGGCGTAA
- a CDS encoding PepSY-associated TM helix domain-containing protein: MKLSHRIRLWNQAIHRDLGYFFAAMTVIYALSGIALNHIKEWDPNYEITRQEVQVESGIQRASFDRDAALELLSAFDEADNYKKHYFPDDATVKIFLDGGSLTVDMSSGVGVLEHARRRAVFFEVNYLHYNTPRQLWTWFSDIFAGALVVLAISGLFILKGKKGISGRGAWLTAAGILVPMIFLILYL; encoded by the coding sequence ATGAAGCTTTCTCATCGTATACGTCTCTGGAATCAGGCGATTCATCGCGACCTCGGCTATTTTTTCGCGGCCATGACCGTGATATACGCACTATCCGGCATCGCCCTCAATCATATCAAGGAGTGGGATCCGAATTACGAAATCACAAGGCAGGAGGTGCAGGTCGAAAGCGGCATCCAGCGTGCGTCGTTTGACCGTGACGCCGCGCTCGAACTCCTGTCCGCGTTCGATGAGGCGGACAATTACAAAAAACACTATTTTCCCGATGACGCCACTGTAAAGATTTTCCTTGATGGTGGATCGCTGACTGTGGATATGTCCAGCGGTGTGGGCGTTCTTGAACATGCGCGCCGTCGCGCGGTGTTCTTTGAAGTGAACTATCTGCATTACAATACTCCTCGGCAGCTCTGGACCTGGTTTTCCGACATTTTCGCCGGGGCGCTCGTTGTGCTCGCCATCTCCGGACTCTTCATCCTCAAGGGGAAAAAAGGTATTTCCGGCCGCGGTGCATGGCTGACCGCAGCCGGCATTCTCGTCCCCATGATTTTCCTCATTCTTTATCTCTGA
- a CDS encoding ABC transporter ATP-binding protein, with amino-acid sequence MPETDIVLRTQGLGKNYGKRVAVEGLDIAVQRGDIYGFLGPNGAGKSTTIRMVLSLIAPTHGRLELFGKDVREDRSVLAKVGGLVERPDFYLYLSARKNLEIVSALYGDVDHTRIREVLKIVGLADRAGDRVKAYSHGMKQRLGIAQALLPTPELLILDEPTNGLDPQGMKEVRELILRLNREHGMTIFLSSHLLHEIEQVATRMCILHQGRLVVQGSVQDLLGEDSISVRISAQPLDQAHALLEGMEWVRELRTQDDEISCVLADGDLARTNAALVNAGIAVASFAPRRSLEDYFLNITEMPEGEKKS; translated from the coding sequence ATGCCGGAAACAGACATCGTTCTTCGTACCCAGGGACTCGGAAAAAATTACGGCAAACGCGTCGCCGTTGAGGGACTCGATATCGCCGTACAGCGCGGAGATATTTACGGCTTCCTCGGTCCCAATGGCGCGGGGAAAAGCACCACGATCCGCATGGTGCTGTCGCTGATCGCTCCTACCCACGGTCGACTCGAACTCTTCGGGAAAGATGTCAGGGAAGACCGCAGCGTGCTGGCGAAGGTGGGGGGACTCGTTGAGCGTCCGGACTTTTACCTCTATCTGAGTGCCCGCAAAAATCTTGAAATTGTTTCAGCACTGTACGGGGATGTGGACCACACGCGTATCCGGGAGGTGCTCAAAATCGTCGGCCTCGCCGACAGGGCCGGGGATCGGGTGAAAGCCTACTCGCATGGCATGAAGCAGCGGCTCGGCATCGCACAGGCGCTGCTGCCGACCCCGGAACTGCTTATCCTCGATGAACCGACAAACGGACTCGATCCGCAGGGAATGAAGGAAGTGCGGGAGCTCATACTCAGGCTGAACCGCGAGCACGGGATGACGATTTTTCTTTCTTCTCATCTTCTGCATGAAATCGAGCAGGTGGCCACGAGGATGTGCATCCTGCATCAGGGCAGGCTCGTCGTGCAGGGGAGTGTGCAGGATCTGCTCGGTGAGGACAGCATCAGCGTACGCATCTCCGCGCAGCCGCTCGATCAGGCGCATGCGCTGCTCGAAGGTATGGAGTGGGTGCGTGAACTTCGTACGCAGGACGATGAAATTTCCTGTGTGCTCGCCGACGGCGACCTGGCGCGCACCAACGCGGCGCTCGTGAATGCGGGCATCGCTGTCGCATCGTTTGCGCCGCGGCGTTCCCTGGAAGACTATTTTCTCAACATCACCGAAATGCCTGAAGGAGAGAAGAAGTCATGA
- a CDS encoding DUF2723 domain-containing protein, which translates to MTETRRLRWFASLAVFLLCLIVYVLTLAPSMDFIDAGELSAVAHTWGIAHPTGYPLFTLLAGLWANLPLGDGIYRMNLFAAILSAAAAGVTVQWLYVLLTVPVKRKRGVAKKQKNAKKSASSVRSTSVTPGGMLPLAAAFAGALLLGLSGTYWRTALSIEVYPLHVFMLSLLLWRSAVLFFVPESESDTFRRRLLVLALLLGLSFGNHMSTIFLLPAFAVLLVWQHGKREGFWRDVAVAVPVFAAGLLPYLYLPLRAASDPWLNWGDPVTLNALYRHVSGAQYSVWMFSSAAAWQKQFAYAFTAFTRDMVYAGFAAAVIGAFLSWKRGAPLAAYLLLLFLTCLVWASGYDIHDIDSYFLLAFFVLAIWASFTIAELPSMVAKGMSATAGTAIVGALLVFPLLLNASRVSQAGNTLVEDYTHGVFASLQKNALIISYQWDYWVSASYYYQLVENLRPDVIVLDKELFRRSWYLEQLRNNHPALAALVKDELERFEVELAKFEEGRPYNPTMIEAAYNGLINAMIDRSYPERPVYLTIEMEKQFGEGYERVPEGLAFRLYRPEDVPPPNELFWPDLRFRNFVSDERLVPAIKELYANMISNRGIYLSQHGMYAEADARFDQALEVLPGSSAILGWKKRNAAASATAPQ; encoded by the coding sequence ATGACGGAAACCCGCCGCCTGCGGTGGTTCGCATCGCTCGCCGTATTTCTGCTCTGTCTGATCGTTTACGTGCTCACCCTGGCACCCTCCATGGATTTCATTGATGCAGGCGAGCTATCGGCCGTTGCGCACACCTGGGGAATCGCGCATCCTACCGGCTATCCTCTCTTCACGCTGCTCGCAGGTCTCTGGGCGAACCTTCCGCTGGGTGACGGCATTTATCGCATGAACCTCTTCGCCGCGATCCTGAGTGCAGCGGCGGCGGGTGTGACAGTACAATGGTTGTATGTGTTGCTGACCGTACCGGTGAAAAGAAAGAGGGGGGTGGCAAAGAAACAGAAAAACGCGAAGAAGTCGGCCTCTTCTGTCCGGTCAACGTCCGTAACCCCGGGCGGCATGCTGCCGCTCGCTGCCGCGTTCGCCGGCGCCCTGCTGCTTGGTCTCTCGGGCACGTACTGGCGTACGGCGCTGAGCATCGAAGTGTATCCACTTCATGTGTTCATGCTGTCACTGCTGCTCTGGCGCAGTGCGGTATTGTTCTTTGTGCCTGAGAGCGAAAGTGACACTTTTCGCAGGCGCCTGCTCGTTCTCGCGCTTCTGCTGGGATTGTCATTCGGCAATCATATGAGCACGATTTTTCTCCTCCCCGCATTCGCTGTCCTTCTCGTATGGCAGCATGGAAAGCGGGAAGGGTTCTGGCGCGATGTCGCAGTTGCCGTGCCGGTGTTTGCCGCGGGACTCCTGCCATACCTGTATCTGCCGCTGCGTGCAGCGTCCGATCCGTGGCTGAACTGGGGAGATCCTGTGACACTCAATGCGTTGTACCGGCATGTTTCCGGGGCGCAGTACAGCGTGTGGATGTTCTCGAGCGCAGCGGCCTGGCAGAAGCAGTTTGCCTACGCGTTCACGGCATTCACGCGTGACATGGTCTATGCCGGCTTTGCAGCTGCCGTGATCGGCGCGTTCCTGAGCTGGAAACGCGGTGCCCCGCTGGCCGCGTATCTTCTACTGCTCTTTCTCACCTGTCTCGTCTGGGCATCAGGCTATGACATCCACGATATCGACAGCTATTTTCTGCTGGCGTTCTTTGTTCTCGCCATCTGGGCATCCTTCACCATTGCCGAACTCCCGTCGATGGTCGCGAAAGGAATGTCCGCGACCGCAGGCACTGCCATCGTCGGGGCCCTGCTGGTGTTTCCACTGCTGCTCAACGCATCCAGGGTCTCACAGGCCGGGAATACCCTGGTTGAGGATTATACCCACGGGGTATTCGCTTCCCTGCAGAAAAATGCGCTGATAATCTCCTATCAATGGGATTACTGGGTGTCGGCCAGTTACTACTACCAGCTGGTGGAAAACCTGCGTCCCGACGTGATTGTGCTGGACAAGGAATTGTTTCGCCGTTCCTGGTATCTCGAGCAGCTGCGCAACAATCATCCCGCACTTGCGGCGCTGGTGAAGGACGAGCTGGAACGTTTCGAAGTTGAGCTCGCAAAATTCGAAGAGGGGCGGCCCTATAATCCAACCATGATCGAAGCTGCGTATAATGGACTGATCAACGCCATGATTGATCGCAGCTACCCCGAGCGCCCCGTGTATCTGACGATCGAAATGGAAAAGCAGTTTGGTGAGGGGTATGAGCGTGTTCCCGAAGGACTCGCATTCCGCCTGTACCGGCCCGAGGATGTTCCGCCGCCGAACGAGCTGTTCTGGCCTGATCTGCGCTTCCGGAACTTCGTGAGCGATGAACGGCTGGTCCCTGCGATCAAGGAACTCTATGCCAACATGATCAGCAATCGCGGGATTTACCTGTCGCAGCACGGGATGTATGCGGAAGCGGACGCGAGGTTTGATCAGGCACTGGAAGTTCTCCCCGGCAGCAGCGCCATTCTGGGCTGGAAAAAAAGAAACGCCGCCGCTTCCGCGACGGCGCCACAATAA